A genomic stretch from Telopea speciosissima isolate NSW1024214 ecotype Mountain lineage chromosome 7, Tspe_v1, whole genome shotgun sequence includes:
- the LOC122669983 gene encoding 60S ribosomal protein L18a-like, translating into MVTYRFHQYQVVGRALPSETDEHPKIYRMKLWATNEVRAKSKFWYFLRKLKKVKKSNGQVLAINEIFEKDPTKVKNYGIWLRYQSRTGYHNMYKEYRDTTLNGGVEQMYTEMASRHRVRYPCIQIIKTATIPASLCKRENTKQFHNAKIKFPLVFKKVRPPTRKLKTTYKASKPNLFM; encoded by the exons ATGGTGACTTACAGG TTTCACCAATATCAGGTGGTGGGTAGGGCTCTCCCTTCCGAGACAGATGAGCATCCAAAGATCTATAGGATGAAATTATGGGCAACAAACGAGGTTCGTGCCAAATCGAAGTTCTG GTATTTCTTGAGGAAGCTCAAGAAGGTCAAGAAGAGCAACGGGCAAGTCCTTGCCATCAATGAG ATTTTTGAGAAAGACCCAACCAAGGTAAAGAATTATGGGATTTGGTTGCGGTACCAAAGTCGGACAGGGTATCACAATATGTACAAGGAGTACCGAGACACCACTCTTAATGGTGGTGTTGAGCAGATGTACACTGAGATGGCTTCTCGCCACAGAGTAAGATATCCATGCATCCAGATTATCAAAACGGCTACCATCCCTGCCAGTCTTTGCAAGAGAGAAAACACAAAGCAGTTTCACAATGCCAAAATCAAATTCCCTTTGGTCTTCAAGAAGGTTAGGCCACCAACCAGGAAGCTCAAGACGACATACAAGGCATCAAAACCCAACTTGTTTATGTAA
- the LOC122668378 gene encoding calcium-transporting ATPase 12, plasma membrane-type-like: MSTSPATMSASASVSVTVSASHYDFFANFFLELATLTKPRQRWRFGFKAIYSTRALLSPLIERKNQILMTHLSDSPSYTALDINDHDDYTADSMPFSNFDHESLIAVIKEKKLLELLDQFGGVEGVAAALQVNFKDGIHGTPEDVTRRCNNFGSNTYRKPPTKGFFHFVFQVVKDTTILILLVRVALSLGFGIKEHGLKDGWFDGGSISLAVFLFILVSAIINFKQSKLFEKLSHESNDMRVDVIRDGWRQQVSIFEIVVGDIVVLKIGDQIPADGLFLDGHSLKLDESRMTGERDSIVVINGDQNPFMISGAKVADGYGRMLVTSVGVNTAWGEMMSSINRDREEQTPLQVRLDNLTSHMGKTTLIMAFVVLVVKLVRYISGNIHDEKGYREFSGRTKFDVVVNALVGIVSAADTIVMVAIPEGLPLAVTLTLAYSVKRIMADHALVHKLSACEAMGSVTTICTDKTGTLTLNKMEVSEFWVGEEAVTEDASKVIAPNVLQFLQEGVSLNTTGAVYRSYSGTVPDFSGSPTEKAILSWAVLDLGTAVDEVKQSCTVLHVEAFNSEKKRSGVLMRNNREKVICVHWKGAAEIILALCSSYFGRTGTAKPMNEAERMKFEQIIKGMADKGLRCIAFASKPVSEVEENGDATHELKEDGLILLGLVGLKDPCRPEVSEAVKVCREAGVNIKMITGENFFTAIAIAIECGILEADEDMNNGAVVEGVEFRNYTPEERKQKVDTIRVMARSSPYDKLLMVQCLKEKGHIVAVTGNGTNDAPILKAADIGFFMGIQSTEVPNESSDIVILDDNFNSVVTVMKQGRCIYSNIQKFIQFQLTMNVVALVINFVAAVSSEVVPLTAVQLLWVNLLRDTLGTLALATEYPTKELLKKPPVGRTEPLITKVMWRNLIALAIYQVTILLILQFQGIAIIGVEEKIKDTFIFNTFVLCQVFNQFNARKLEKKNIFEGIHKNRIFLGIVGITVVLQVVMVEFKKKYANKERLNWGHWGASIGIAALSWPIGWIVKWVPVSDKSFFSFL, encoded by the exons ATGTCTACTTCTCCTGCTACTATGtctgcttctgcttctgttTCTGTTACTGTTTCTGCTTCACATTATGACTTCTTTGCTAACTTCTTCCTTGAGTTAGCCACCCTCACTAAACCTCGACAAAGATGGCGCTTTGGTTTCAAAGCCATCTACTCCACCCGGGCCCTCCTCTCTCCTCTTATCGAGAGGAAGAATCAGATTCTCATGACCCATCTCTCGGATTCCCCTTCTTACACCGCTC TTGACATTAATGATCATGACGACTACACCGCCGATTCCATGCCTTTCTCCAATTTTGATCACGAAAGCCTAATTGCTgtcataaaggaaaagaaattgttAGAACTTCTTGATCAGTTTGGAGGTGTTGAAGGAGTTGCTGCTGCTCTCCAAGTTAATTTCAAGGATGGAATCCATGGTACCCCTGAAGATGTTACTCGCCGATGCAATAATTTTGGTTCAAATACTTATCGAAAGCCGCCTACGAAAGGGTTCTTCCATTTCGTCTTCCAAGTCGTCAAGGACACGACAATTCTCATTCTTCTCGTACGTGTTGCTCTCTCTCTTGGGTTTGGCATCAAAGAACATGGGCTTAAAGATGGGTGGTTTGATGGTGGCAGCATATCTCTTGCcgtctttctttttattttggtttctgCAATTATTAACTTCAAGCAATCGAAACTGTTTGAAAAGCTCTCACACGAAAGCAACGACATGAGAGTTGATGTAATCAGAGACGGATGGCGGCAACAGGTCTCCATCTTTGAAATCGTCGTCGGAGACATTGTGGTTTTGAAGATCGGTGATCAGATTCCGGCAGACGGGTTGTTCTTAGATGGCCACTCCTTGAAACTGGACGAGTCGAGAATGACAGGAGAGAGGGACTCCATTGTGGTCATCAATGGTGACCAAAACCCTTTCATGATTTCTGGAGCCAAAGTGGCTGATGGGTACGGCAGAATGCTTGTCACATCTGTCGGCGTTAACACAGCTTGGGGAGAGATGATGAGTTCAATAAACCGTGACAGAGAGGAGCAGACCCCATTACAAGTTCGCCTTGATAATCTTACTTCCCATATGGGGAAGACTACTTTGATTATGGCTTTCGTTGTTCTGGTTGTGAAGCTGGTCCGTTACATCAGTGGGAACATACATGACGAAAAGGGGTACCGCGAGTTCAGTGGAAGGACCAAATTTGATGTGGTGGTGAATGCTCTGGTGGGTATTGTCTCTGCTGCTGACACAATTGTAATGGTGGCCATCCCAGAAGGGTTGCCATTGGCTGTCACTCTCACTCTGGCTTACTCAGTGAAGAGAATTATGGCTGATCATGCTCTGGTACACAAACTGTCGGCTTGTGAGGCTATGGGTTCAGTCACTACTATCTGCACTGATAAAACTGGTACCCTCACATTGAACAAGATGGAGGTCAGTGAGTTTTGGGTTGGTGAAGAAGCGGTTACTGAAGATGCTTCCAAGGTAATAGCACCTAATGTCCTTCAATTTCTGCAAGAGGGGGTTAGTTTGAACACTACTGGTGCTGTTTATAGGTCTTACTCGGGTACAGTACCTGACTTTTCTGGTAGCCCAACTGAGAAAGCCATTCTCTCGTGGGCTGTGTTGGATTTGGGTACGGCTGTAGATGAAGTGAAGCAGAGTTGCACAGTTCTCCATGTTGAGGCCTTCAATTCAGAGAAGAAGCGAAGCGGAGTTTTGATGAGAAATAACCGTGAGAAAGTGATTTGCGTGCACTGGAAGGGAGCTGCTGAGATTATATTAGCTCTCTGTTCAAGCTACTTTGGCAGAACAGGGACTGCAAAACCCATGAATGAAGCCGAGAGGATGAAATTTGAGCAAATTATTAAAGGTATGGCAGATAAGGGCCTTCGATGCATTGCTTTTGCCTCCAAACCGGTCTCAGAAGTAGAAGAAAATGGAGATGCCACCCACGAGCTTAAAGAAGATGGACTGATCTTGTTGGGCCTAGTGGGTTTGAAGGACCCATGTCGGCCTGAGGTAAGTGAGGCAGTGAAAGTTTGTAGAGAGGCTGGGGTTAACATCAAAATGATCACTGGTGAAAATTTTTTCACTGCAATAGCTATAGCCATTGAATGTGGAATACTTGAAGCTGATGAAGACATGAACAATGGAGCAGTGGTGGAAGGTGTAGAATTCCGAAACTACACTCCTGAAGAGAGGAAACAGAAGGTTGATACAATCCGGGTCATGGCAAGATCTTCTCCCTATGACAAACTACTGATGGTGCAATGCTTGAAAGAGAAAGGCCATATCGTTGCAGTCACTGGTAATGGCACTAATGATGCACCAATACTAAAAGCAGCAGACATTGGGTTTTTTATGGGAATTCAAAGCACAGAAGTGCCAAATGAGAGCTCAGACATTGTCATCTTGGATGATAACTTCAACTCAGTAGTCACAGTTATGAAGCAGGGTAGGTGTATCTACAGCAACATTCAAAAGTTTATCCAGTTTCAGCTCACAATGAATGTTGTTGCCCTTGTGATCAACTTTGTTGCTGCAGTTTCCTCTGAAGTCGTCCCATTGACAGCAGTCCAGCTATTGTGGGTGAATCTTCTCAGGGACACATTGGGAACTTTGGCCCTGGCCACAGAGTATCCTACCAAGGAGCTCCTGAAGAAGCCGCCAGTTGGTAGAACTGAACCACTTATAACCAAGGTCATGTGGAGGAACCTCATTGCTCTAGCCATATATCAGGTAACAATCTTGTTGATTCTACAGTTTCAGGGAATTGCCATCATTGGTGTAGAAGAGAAGATCAAGgacaccttcatcttcaatacCTTTGTCCTTTGCCAAGTCTTCAATCAGTTCAATGcaaggaagttggagaagaagaacatatTTGAGGGGATACATAAGAACCGAATTTTTCTGGGGATAGTGGGAATTACAGTCGTTCTTCAAGTGGTGATGGTagaatttaagaaaaaatatgCAAACAAAGAGAGATTGAATTGGGGGCACTGGGGTGCATCTATTGGAATTGCAGCTTTATCTTGGCCTATTGGTTGGATCGTCAAGTGGGTACCAGTTTCTGATAAATCATTCTTCAGCTTTCTCtag